A window of the Penaeus vannamei isolate JL-2024 chromosome 19, ASM4276789v1, whole genome shotgun sequence genome harbors these coding sequences:
- the LOC113813010 gene encoding serine/arginine repetitive matrix protein 2 isoform X4 yields MDIPLPEEIPLPGVVPGNMPNMSRAPPHPRGPGLLSTPTRPPPHIILPPGPPPDLSVPPPNFSVPPPFMSTPPPRLPRPSNVTPKKLGEAAGKGERYSPSRVTVDDEEKDSSPATTTSTSTAVTSSPASDSSGTSKIGVKTNLPKLLGKDAAKKRLLAFSGKGLKVSSFSLSKTVKPAVKSALGEEDDTGDKKDKKAAVQVKKKKKEKVSSIEQIRDEESRLREALGLKNVLFNPYGPGLGTIARLLDNPEGLKRFEDKGKTAKIKLEEYEARQSEKQKDREKALGSRRKEKEKSSDNDKEKGRGKDGDREKDKAKGRDSDREKDKVKGKEGDRDKEPDKDRKSEQKSDSGKEDKSETGNQKEEVKKRPKRVPKTWNEFKSENFDFDLLRQVRREQLRRRSRSRSRDRDRRRWSRSTSRDRGRGGKHQEKGPFLEEPKMLYTLRAKGLNGIDKEYQGQMVQYTVTKPSLSYCINPYRFKTHFLSRLEIKRRESPDTWEIFESFWEMESQFESETVSHEDELSRAWYPKSWELEVQEKVKETVEEQVQEVAIAATKSRWDSDNEEGEEAQPALEWKENVEDKVLESNTTALCGDKDESLSSEVCGADEVGEQVQDSSAMPFSVGLNEEYEAFMQMLDGNAVSKGDGKVEDKLPVAEIKVEEGIESTTEVKEKIKARSKEEVPVEPSFGNQTNTGIKQEVLSEVDLDSDEKHDKSSDEEEDTKKTAEEMKRKERMERKMKKKMKKAKRKQKKAEKKAKKKAKKEMKRKERDREREMDERRGNSDSDTGSEEMLDTPKKEKREKRSESRELSRERETDRGHLSEVKRNEKREGTHDQKIIKGAGVRESAEKDRSSEKERETEKDKYDSKGVRDSEESDSDTKEWERKEEQETEKAHRWLEKRTHYDGGKDHKKREIKGEEVLESGDRKFERTYKDSLSDTKTKGKVPTFEDSEDSPTYTPPRRDSSDESEDEPANRRGHDSDRSVSPDDWKRKDEPPSPLSSEASVDSLDRKSRRRFKSKGHRKRGKSWVEEELNSDTNQSWRSQDSSSPEYYSSKLSEKDSRKADSAKYVPSDTSGYCDLSRSSSPVSEPDLAKTSTAESSEDDNDDYKSDKLYEKRVDTSEVISFSLDDIPYPPAGCPPSKNEESQNRVRRESERYSPSNMSMSPSPSSSSPSPNQSPARSLSSSPALQIPLPPTSVQNIPIPPLPGSLPKGPPLPLPDLKKIPIPPSGIPLPSVKPPVPQARTVPSSQQASHVPVGPPLVPKGQVPLPIPPPMPQNTTSSMGSVHTRLPATQSVAPPSKLPFTPGGPTLLTPARVPMSVPPPSILPLSVPPPTPLSVPPPTGVLPPLPLPKESLPDKSKVTSRPSSQDQAIPPVALLSPTSVPLPSSALNLDNEYSQKKAIEEASTLKSSKNESDDTTGLVSTQWVEKNCELEALEDDNSKDMSKNSRSIPITFRLGGSKQGSLKRLQKGPLLPEFIHEEEEEGLRGKLVDEEDEDQSSEVAETTSDVFDAHKVMPASSRSWEPSKDEMHEAKSLKEESPQNVSVSKGRTRRSRSRSPRRIRSSQRSRSPQRRRSPSRSSSVQRDRSPMRGHSRERSKSPRIGRTPLKNRSPRRSRTPLRSRSPQRSKSPKRSRSPRRSRDSRSRSWSPRKLGNRRSPDRKRKMSPEFKRQRTSPERNKRMESFSPRRSVRPNREAKSPVRVLGPRQSRERRSPKRYRSPSPSPIREDRIGSHFASPDSRHSRSPEKRIPTVHHGPRTPERSEKIESVRSPQHGYQSDLGRERTAKRTLERSQSPELHDERRAYAQGRLGRQDYRASCSPDSRSPDGRIAHHHSPVRRSPSWSPVRQHGQSPSWRSPTRQRAQSPGWRSPHYRSPERRPHYSPGRDQHSPVHRWSPHRSPGRSPRRSPHHRGSPGSPLWRSPIRRSPGSRSPMRRSPIRRSSPRRSPLRRSPMRRSPLRRSPHRRSPGCRSPLRRSPLQRSPLRRSPRRSPRRSPRRSPRRSPIRRSPRHSPRRSPRRSMSPSVDNGDYEHHDRGWNDWEWSRDREREHSQDREHNHDESERWVGRPLSPRCKPEPEVYYSQHTRNISRNEDTIKIDADSTISDSELTGRREQLGRMTRESSPSTSPRDSPRRLSLDERLQQEHGLDVEEERQKRLQQQQQQQQPARHLYNWGYQAHPVQVLPQDPSATPTPSSMIVQTGNVIQVVPAENMQMLGAEMVPGIPVSNGGMMSSVVQVVAGGVVGMSGSSPAPVPPPTSSSTTSILASPADSSPAKSRSGLMSSVSSAIPMPVPSSIPSPVATQGSTTATVNSPAAVASGALSGPAPALMSLSPSAHTAGLPVAHLISLIQQQMSGITDTVIDPEVAAAEKEKAKQERRERKEKRRREREARREARQRERDRQRERDLAQQEELEKQLSDTEDEVLIREAMSEVPVIGSPVPEYEVLGDDDDEEDEDDESGERKKRRLLPVPLPPAEKGILMSPSYRYRVDYRPKAVKFADGILPGEGTSPSGGEEIHSPPPPTAKATKTKEKKLRKKRKVKVKIIKQYNVNDDDNDSPPPPPPGSPPPLAAIKLYPGYTHYSYTAPGTAVIYTQQPQQAYAYTSGQQGAVAVPGGMVLQSGTGTQPQAAISGLSGVSQGVLRYPGYVYTTVYSAGQQLQYVLPTPLTSQSAVSTQKIAKK; encoded by the exons ATGGACATTCCTCTGCCAGAAGAGATCCCCTTGCCAGGGGTTGTTCCTGGGAATATGCCAAACATGAGCCGTGCCCCCCCACACCCCAGAGGCCCTGGTCTCCTCTCCACACCGACTCGGCCACCTCCCCACATTATCCTCCCCCCAGGACCTCCACCTGACTTGTCGGTTCCTCCTCCGAACTTTAGTGTGCCTCCCCCATTCATGTCAACACCTCCGCCACGCCTTCCCAGGCCTTCTAATGTGACTCCAAAGAAGTTGGGGGAAGCTGCAGGCAAAGGAGAAAG ATACTCACCAAGTAGAGTAACagttgatgatgaagagaaagatagttCACCTGCAACCACCACATCTACCAGCACAGCTGTGACATCATCACCAGCGTCTGATTCCTCAGGGACATCAAAGATAGGAGTCAAGACAAATTTACCCAAATTATTAGGGAAGGATGCAGCCAAAAAAAGACTTCTTGCATTCTCAGGAAAGGGACTGAAAGTCTCCTCATTTTCGCTATCAAAAACAGTCAAGCCAGCCGTTAAGTCTGCTCTAGGGGAAGAAGATGATACAGGAgacaagaaggataagaaagctgcagtacaagtgaagaaaaagaagaaggaaaaagtgtcTAGTATTGAGCAAATTAGGGATGAGGAATCAAGACTCCGAGAAGCTCTAGGGCTGAAAAATGTGTTATTCAATCCATATGGGCCTGGTTTGGGCACCATAGCTAGGCTGTTAGACAATCCTGAAGGGTTGAAAAGGTTTGAGGATAAAGGCAAAACAGCGAAGATCAAACTGGAAGAATACGAAGCCAGGCAAAGTGaaaagcagaaagacagagagaaagcactgggaagtagaagaaaagaaaaagagaagtcttcagacaatgataaagagaaagggagaggcaaagatggagaccgagagaaagacaaGGCAAAGGGGAGAGACAGTGATAGGGAAAAGGACAAAGTGAAGGGTAAAGAAGGGGATCGGGACAAAGAACCAGACAAGGATAGGAAATCGGAACAAAAGTCTGACAGTGGCAAAGAGGACAAGTCAGAGACTGGAAATcagaaggaggaagtaaagaaaagacCTAAAAGAGTGCCAAAGACATGGAATGAATTCAAATCTGAGAACTTTGACTTTGACCTCCTGAGACAAGTCAGAAGGGAACAGCTTAGGAGACGAAGCAGATCCAGGAGTCGAGACAGggacaggaggaggtggagtcgTAGCACCAGccgagatagaggtagaggtggcAAACATCAAGAGAAAGGGCCATTCTTAGAGGAACCAAAAATGTTATATACACTAAGGGCCAAAGGTTTGAATGGGATAGATAAAGAGTACCAAGGCCAGATGGTACAGTACACTGTAACTAAACCATCTCTTTCTTATTGCATCAATCCTTATAGATTCAAAACACATTTTCTTAGTCGGTTAGAAATCAAGAGAAGAGAATCACCTGACACTTGGGAGATCTTTGAGAGTTTTTGGGAAATGGAATCACAGTTTGAAAGCGAAACTGTATCACATGAAGATGAACTGTCCCGGGCCTGGTATCCTAAGTCCTGGGAGTTAGAGGTTCAAGAGAAAGTCAAAGAAACTGTTGAGGAACAAGTACAAGAAGTTGCAATAGCTGCCACAAAGTCTCGCTGGGACTCAgacaatgaggaaggagaggaagctcAGCCTGCTctagaatggaaagaaaatgtgGAAGATAAGGTCTTGGAGTCTAATACAACTGCTCTCTGTGGAGACAAAGATGAGAGTTTGTCATCTGAAGTGTGTGGTGCTGATGAAGTAGGGGAGCAGGTACAAGACTCGTCTGCAATGCCTTTCTCAGTCGGGCTGAATGAAGAATATGAAGCTTTCATGCAGATGTTGGATGGAAATGCTGTGTCCAAAGGGGATGGCAAAGTGGAAGATAAACTTCCTGTAGCTGAAATCAAGGTTGAGGAAGGCATTGAATCAACAACTGAGGTCAAGGAAAAAATCAAGGCCAGGTCCAAGGAAGAAGTACCAGTAGAACCCAGTTTTGGTAATCAAACAAATACAGGAATAAAACAGGAAGTTTTGTCAGAAGTGGATTTAGATTCTGATGAAAAACATGATAAGAGTtcagatgaggaagaggataccAAGAAGACAgcagaggaaatgaaaaggaaagaaagaatggagagaaagatgaagaagaaaatgaagaaggctaagaggaaacagaaaaaggcagagaagaaagcaaagaaaaaagcaaagaaggaaatgaaaagaaaagagagagacagggaaagagaaatggatgaaagaaggggaaacagTGACTCAGATACTGGAAGTGAAGAGATGCTTGATAcaccaaaaaaagagaagagagaaaagagaagtgagtCTAGGGAgctaagcagagagagagagacagacagaggacatTTGAGTGAggtaaaaagaaatgagaagagagaaggaactcATGATCAGAAAATAATAAAGGGAGCAGGTGTTCGAGAGAgtgcagagaaagatagaagtagtgagaaagagagagagacggaaaaagataAGTATGACTCTAAGGGTGTAAGAGATAGTGAAGAAAGTGATAGTGATacaaaggaatgggagagaaaggaggaacaagaaactGAAAAGGCTCATAGATGGCTTGAGAAAAGGACGCATTATGATGGAGGTAAAGAtcacaagaaaagagaaataaagggtgAAGAGGTGCTTGAATCTGGAGACAGAAAGTTTGAGAGAACCTACAAAGATTCCCTAAGTGACACTAAAACAAAAGGGAAAGTCCCTACATTTGAGGACTCTGAAGACAGCCCAACATACACTCCACCAAGGAGAGATAGTAGTGATGAGAGTGAAGACGAACCAGCAAATAGGCGTGGTCATGATAGTGATCGTAGTGTTTCTCCTGATGACTGGAAAAGAAAGGATGAgccaccatcccctctctcctctgagGCCAGTGTTGATTCTCTTgacaggaagagcaggaggagatttAAATCAAAAGGTCATAGAAAAAGAGGTAAGAGCTGGGTTGAAGAAGAGCTGAACTCAGACACCAATCAGTCATGGAGATCCCAGGATTCTTCATCTCCTGAGTATTATTCATCAAAGTTGTCAGAAAAGGACTCCAGAAAGGCTGATTCTGCAAAGTATGTGCCAAGTGACACCTCTGGATATTGTGACTTAAGTCGCTCATCCAGTCCAGTGTCTGAACCAGATTTAGCTAAAACCTCAACAGCTGAATCTAgtgaggatgacaatgatgattataagagtgACAAACTGTATGAAAAGCGAGTGGATACATCCGAAGTTATCAGTTTCTCCTTGGATGACATCCCATACCCTCCAGCTGGCTGTCCACCAAGCAAAAATGAGGAGAGTCAAAACAGGGTCCGCAGGGAAAGTGAGAGGTACAGCCCCTCTAACATGTCCATGTCTCCaagcccatcatcatcatcgccgtcacCAAATCAGTCACCAGCTCGCTCACTGTCCTCATCGCCAGCACTTCAGATTCCTTTGCCTCCAACATCTGTCCAGAATATCCCTATCCCACCACTTCCAGGATCTCTTCCAAAGGGCCCTCCTCTGCCACTGCCTGATCTCAAGAAGATTCCCATTCCTCCATCAGGAATACCCCTTCCATCAGTTAAGCCACCTGTACCTCAGGCAAGAACAGTCCCAAGTTCACAGCAGGCAAGCCATGTGCCAGTTGGTCCTCCATTAGTACCCAAAGGGCAGGTACCTTTACCCATTCCACCACCCATGCCACAGAATACTACATCTTCCATGGGATCGGTCCATACGAGGCTTCCTGCCACACAGTCTGTTGCTCCACCATCAAAGTTGCCTTTTACACCTGGGGGACCAACCCTTCTAACTCCAGCACGTGTTCCTATGTCTgtgcctcccccttccattcttcctctctcggtTCCTCCACCTACGCCATTATCAGTTCCTCCACCTACTGGTGTCCTACCACCTTTGCCTTTACCGAAGGAGTCACTGCCAGATAAATCAAAAGTGACATCCAGACCATCATCTCAGGACCAGGCTATACCTCCTGTAGCTTTATTATCTCCCACATCGGTCCCCCTGCCAAGCTCCGCATTAAACCTAGATAATGAATATAGTCAGAAAAAGGCAATTGAGGAAGCCAGTACATTAAAAAGTTCTAAGAATGAATCTGATGACACCACTGGATTGGTTTCAACACAGTGGGTGGAAAAGAATTGTGAGCTAGAGGCAttggaagatgataatagtaaagatatgaGTAAGAATTCTCGTTCTATACCAATTACATTTAGGCTAGGAGGATCAAAGCAAGGCAGTCTTAAACGATTGCAGAAGGGCCCATTATTACCAGAATTCAttcatgaagaggaagaagaaggcctTAGAGGAAAGCTtgttgatgaggaggatgaggatcagTCATCAGAGGTAGCAGAGACAACATCTGATGTATTTGATGCACATAAGGTTATGCCAGCATCATCAAGATCATGGGAACCTTCTAAGGATGAAATGCATGAAGCAAAAAGCTTAAAGGAGGAAAGTCCTCAGAATGTGTCAGTGTCTAAGGGGCGAACGAGGAGATCAAGATCAAGATCTCCACGGAGGATCAGATCTTCGCAGAGGAGCAGGTCGCCACAGAGACGGAGATCACCATCAAGAAGCAGTTCTGTCCAGAGGGATAGATCTCCAATGAGGGGCCACtcaagagagagaagtaaatccCCAAGGATTGGCAGAACACCCTTAAAGAACCGTTCCCCAAGGAGGAGCCGCACTCCTTTACGTAGTAGATCCCCCCAGAGAAGCAAGTCTCCAAAAAGAAGTAGATCTCCAAGAAGATCTAGAGACTCAAGATCACGTAGTTGGTCCCCAAGGAAGCTTGGTAACCGTAGATCtccagacagaaaaagaaaaatgtcaccTGAGTTTAAGAGGCAAAGAACAAGTcctgaaagaaacaagagaatggAGTCATTTAGTCCACGAAGGTCAGTACGTCCGAATAGGGAAGCAAAATCCCCAGTCCGTGTCTTAGGCCCTCGACAGTCAAGGGAAAGACGATCTCCCAAACGATATCGCAGTCCAAGTCCTTCCCCTATAAGAGAAGATAGAATAGGATCACATTTTGCTAGCCCTGACTCAAGACATAGTAGGAGTCCAGAGAAAAGAATACCTACTGTACACCATGGACCAAGAACCCCAGAAAGGTCAGAGAAGATAGAATCTGTTCGGTCGCCTCAGCATGGTTATCAGAGTGATCTTGGACGAGAGAGGACAGCAAAACGAACACTAGAACGATCACAGTCTCCAGAATTGCATGATGAACGTAGAGCATATGCTCAGGGTCGATTAGGCAGACAGGATTATAGAGCCAGCTGCAGTCCAGATTCAAGAAGTCCAGATGGCAGGATTGCACACCATCATAGTCCTGTCCGCAGAAGTCCTTCATGGAGCCCAGTAAGGCAGCACGGCCAGAGCCCCAGTTGGAGAAGTCCTACAAGACAACGGGCTCAGAGTCCAGGTTGGAGAAGTCCCCATTACAGGAGCCCTGAACGTAGGCCTCATTATTCACCTGGAAGAGACCAACACAGTCCTGTTCATCGCTGGAGCCCACATAGGTCTCCAGGAAGATCACCACGAAGGTCCCCTCATCACAGAGGTTCTCCTGGTTCCCCTCTTTGGAGATCCCCTATACGCAGGTCACCAGGAAGTAGGTCACCAATGAGAAGGTCTCCTATTCGTCGATCTTCACCAAGACGTTCTCCTCTGCGCAGGTCTCCCATGAGAAGGTCTCCACTCCGAAGGTCACCTCATAGAAGATCACCTGGATGCAGGTCACCTCTAAGAAGATCACCTCTGCAAAGGTCACCCCTTCGGCGATCACCAAGGAGGTCCCCAAGAAGGTCTCCTCGTAGATCACCACGAAGGTCACCCATTCGGAGGTCCCCCAGACATTCCCCAAGAAGATCACCAAGGAGGTCAATGTCTCCCAGTGTTGACAATGGTGACTATGAACATCATGATAGGGGATGGAATGACTGGGAGTGGTcacgtgacagagagagggagcacaGTCAAGATCGAGAGCATAACCATGATGAGTCAGAGCGCTGGGTCGGCCGCCCCCTGAGTCCAAGGTGCAAACCAGAACCTGAGGTTTACTACAGTCAGCACACCAGGAATATCAGTCGTAATGAGGACACTATTAAAATTGATGCAGACTCCACCATTAGTGACTCTGAACTCACAGGTAGAAGAGAGCAGCTGGGACGAATGACAAGGGAGTCATCTCCTTCAACCTCACCAAGAGACTCTCCGCGACGCCTGTCATTGGATGAACGATTGCAGCAAGAGCATGGCCTTGATGTtgaggaagaaaggcagaaaagattacaacagcaacagcaacaacaacaacctgcaCGTCACCTTTATAATTGGGGATACCAAGCTCATCCAGTGCAG GTGCTCCCGCAGGACCCGTCAGCTACCCCCACTCCTTCTTCGATGATTGTCCAAACCGGAAATGTCATCCAA GTTGTGCCAGCAGAGAATATGCAGATGTTGGGTGCAGAGATGGTGCCAGGGATCCCAGTGTCCAATGGGGGGATGATGAGCAGTGTGGTGCAGGTAGTGGCTGGAGGTGTGGTGGGGATGTCAGGGTCATCTCCGGCCCCTGTCCCACCCCCTACATCTTCATCTACAACATCCATCTTAGCTTCTCCGGCAGATTCCTCTCCTGCAAAATCCCGGTCGGGCCTTATGTCCTCTGTTTCATCAGCTATCCCCATGCCagtcccttcctccattccctcaccGGTTGCCACACAGGGATCTACCACAGCTACAGTCAATTCACCTGCTGCAGTTGCTTCAGGTGCCCTGTCGGGTCCAGCACCAGCCTTGATGTCTTTGTCCCCCTCAGCTCACACAGCTGGCTTACCTGTCGcccacctcatctccctcatccaaCAG CAGATGTCTGGCATTACTGACACTGTTATAGACCCAGAAGTGGCTGCTGCAGAGAAGGAAAAAGccaagcaagaaagaagagagaggaaggaaaagaggaggcggGAAAGAGAAGCCAGGCGTGAGGCAAGACAGCGCGAGAGGgataggcaaagggagagagatctGGCACAGCAAGAAGAGCTAGAAAAACAACTGTCAGATACTGAGGATGAAGTTCTCATTAGG GAAGCCATGTCAGAAGTACCTGTGATTGGTTCTCCTGTACCCGAGTATGAGGTCCTcggagatgatgacgatgaggaggatgaggatgatgagtcTGGCGAGAGGAAAAAACGGCggctcctccccgtccctctgccACCTGCTGAGAAGGGCATCCTCATGAGCCCAAGTTACAG ATATCGTGTTGATTATCGTCCCAAAGCGGTTAAGTTTGCGGATGGAATCCTGCCTGGGGAAGGGACTTCTCCCTCTGGTGGTGAGGAaatccactccccacctcctcctacagCAAAGGCCACAAAGACTAAGGAAAAGAAACTGCGCAAGAAGCggaaagtcaaagtcaaaattaTAAAACAG tacAACGtgaatgatgacgacaatgactcgcctccaccaccaccacctggctCACCACCACCTCTTGCTGCCATCAAATTGTATCCTGGCTACACCCATTACAGTTACACTGCTCCAGGAACAGCTGTAATCTATACGCAACAGCCACAGCAAGCATATg cCTATACGTCAGGCCAGCAGGGTGCTGTTGCAGTGCCTGGTGGAATGGTCTTACAGTCAGGGACAGGCACTCAGCCACAAGCAGCAATAAGTGGACTAAGTGGAGTCTCCCAAGGAGTATTGCGATATCCAGGCTATGTCTACACCACAGTCTATTCAGCCGGACAGCAGCTACAGTATGTTTTACCGACTCCACTAACATCACAGTCTGCTGTATCAACTCAAAAGATtgcaaaaaaataa